In Malaclemys terrapin pileata isolate rMalTer1 chromosome 10, rMalTer1.hap1, whole genome shotgun sequence, the DNA window ATGTCATATGCTCTATATTGTTCGGTGAGAGGTTTGAATATGAAGATCCCATATTTCTAACATTGCTGAAATTGTTAAATGAAAATACCAAATTGCTGGGCTCTCCTATGGTACaggtaattatttttaatttgggggggggggggttattaaCACATTCCCACTCTGAACAGACTTAGGGCTAACTGCTGGGTTTAATAGCTAGAAATGAAGAGGGGATGGGATGGGTTGTATGGAGAGGGAGCAACCATCATAACCAAGCAGTGATGACCAGAGGAAATCTTTAGAACACAGCAGTTGCAGACAGAATGCCTCCCGGGTCATTATGAGCCCATGCTCTGCAGAGACCCTTGGTTGTCCTTTAAGGAGAAACAGCATATTCCTAACTCCTCATCTCAGCTACCCAATGCTAGCATGCGTGCACCACTGCCTGCGGCCCTTTGGGCTTCTACCTCTGGTGCTCAGGGAGTGCTAGCAACAGCACTCTGGCTGCATCCTGAATGACTGTGCATTCTGGCTACCTCTTCCAGGTGGGGAAGAGGCTTCCTGCACTCTCCCCCAGACCAACCCAGACAGAATTAGGTGCCTCGGACCCAATGCAGAATCATCACATACTAGATGTTCTCACCTCAAGCCATCCTGCTGCGCCAGCAGCTTTTGCTGGGACATTCAGTTCCTCCTGTTTGTTCTCCCTGCCTCCTGGGTGGGACGGGGCTGGGCTGTAGGTTGGGCAGTTAGCTGGTTTACAGGGTATTGGTGGTCTCTGAGTGCAACAGGGTGGGTGCTCTTCGCTCTGGTTCTGTGCCTACCCTCCAGGTCTGTGGCTCTCAGTGTCACAGCAGACAAGGTGGGAAGCAGCAGAGTGAGTGTGCTTAAGGTTTAATTCCTTTCTGCTGCGACATGGGGATGTTCCCTGAAAAGGAAACAGCAGATTAATGGGGAACGTGACTGAAATGGACCAACCCATGAAGGACCAAGTGAAAACTGACCGCAGAGGCCTTTCCCCAACTCACTCACAAGAAGTGACATTCATTCTACTGACATAAAGACCCAGCAACtgaaggtttggggggggggagaaaattgACCCTCACAACCTGTGGTCTGCCCTTGTGGCTGCTACCCCCAGCCGATGTGGGGGGTCACTATCGCCTTTGTGCTACTTGGGTGGGAAATCAGAGCCATTTCCCCTCACCTGGATGGGTCCCAGGCCTCTCCCCGTCATAACCCCAGCAGCAGTGCCATCAATGCTGGCCTATTTCAGGCCAGTGTGAAGACCCATCCTCACCACCGACCTCTGcaccaggagtgaatttcacctaaCACAGCACACtcaatgaaactgaaaagcagtaaaataaaaggaaaagcttCTCTATGCAGCATATAAACAAACTGAGGAATCTGTTGTCGGAGAGGGATTGAGAGCAAACATGGAGGGCTGGAATAGAAAGGACATAATAGCTTTATAATCACTCATAACAGTTTGGGCTGTACAAGCTAAAGCATGGATACAGTGACCTTCCAATCTTGATGCTTCAGGGCATCCGTAGTTCACATgtagggggtcaggaaggaattgctTGTGGCACATCAGAAATATACATGAATTAGCTAAGTACCCCCTGGGGATTCTTCTCCATGCTCTCAGAGAATCAAACTCTGGTCACTGCCAGACCCCATTAGACAAAGGGCACAAATGCTGTGATGCTGACTCCACCCATTTTATGTAAAGATGTTACACGGGCTCACCACAATGCCGGTGAGCAGTAATCCTTTTGTTTTTCCCAGTTATATAATTTCTACCCATCTCTTGGATTTCTGTTTGGAGCCCCAAAGACCGTGCTACGAAATGTAGATGAGCTGAATGCCTTTCTGGAGAAGTTCTTTAAGGAACACAGGCAGGAGTTTAATGAAAACAACTTAACAGGTTTTGTTGATGCGTTTCTGATGAAGCAACAGCAGGTACTTTAAAGCTAACTCTCAGCTTAATTTGCATCTTTCCGTTCTGTTCGCTTTCACTTCATTTATTCATGCTGAGCATCTGGCAGGGAACGGGAGATGTGAAGACACAGATTTGTTGTGATCAGAATACTCTAGACCAGGGCTAGATCCTGCTACCCATACTCACATTGAACAGTACCTTACACCATGGCTTATTGAAATCACTAATGAAGTGACCTCATTAgcagagtagtcccactgaaattaatgggactagTGGGGGAGTAAATTATTACtgaatgtgagtaagggttgccAAATCCTAATCTTCATAGCTAACAGTTTGAAGTTTCTGTGATATCCTTTACTGAGATAACTGAGGGTGCACTAATTGTTTAATATGATGATACCAGCACTCCTTGCATACCTGCAGCATGACCAATTCTTTTCTATTCCATGGTGTTTGGTCTACAGTATATCCCTTTTATTCCCTATAACGAAAATAAACTAAAGCGGTAAACTcaccctaatatatatatatccatacTCAGCTGgaacaaagatgaaaaaaatacaaaagctaAAGTCATCTGTATCATTTGCTGTAGAACTAATGTTCATTTTTTGCGTGTTTTGAAGGAGTCAAGAAATTCTCACACACACTTTCACAATGAGAATCTTCTGTTCTCAACGCTGGACCTCTTTGCTGCTGGCACTGAGACTACATCTACCACTGTCCGTTGGGGTCTTCTTCTGATGATGAAATACCCAGAGATTCAGAGTAAAACTAAGAACTAATCTCTTATAAAAGTCTTTTAAATACCTAATCAAGTCTCCAGTTACAGAAGGTAGACAGCAGGGTTCCCACAGTTGAGACTTGAGTAAAAATTAAGTGCTAAATTAGAAAACAGCTAGCTTTACAAAGAAGTTTCATTCAGCTAATCTTAACTGAAATAGATAAGCAAACAAGAAAAGCTGAATTCCAGTTCTGTTCATAAGCCTCCACCCATCAAAACTCTCTTACAAGCTATCAGGTTACGCCACCATAACAAACTCATAGGTTTCCCATCTTATCTGAGAGATGgtgggctggattctgctctcacttccacTGAAGACTATGGAGTGACACTGGTGTGAGAATAGAATCAGGCACAGGATTTCCCACAATATCCCCTAACTCTGCATTGGCCCAATAACAGCTCTGAGGGACCTACAAACCCACCCGCTTGAATTTCTGCAGCATGCAGATTTTGCTACTGAGGAGTGCCATCCAACTCCTGGCTAAATGTAATCCTATTGAGATTGCAAGACACAGTGAGATCACAGCCTGTGGTAATGTGTCCTCAGCATTCCTGGAAACCCGCaatccctctccttttccctttTCAAGGAAGGATTCAGGAAGAAATGGATCAGGTCATTGAGCCAGGACAAATGCCCATGCTGGAGGACAGGAAAAAACTGCCTTACACTGATGCAGTGATACATGAAATACAAAGGTTTTCCAATATTGTCCCAATGAGTGTATCGCGTTCAACTTCCACCGATGTAAATTTCAGGGGTTATATGATCCCAAAGGTAAGTTTTGAGGTTGGCAACAGAAACTGCAAATATTCATGCATTTTTGTGAAAAActaataagaaaataaatatacgAAGTTCTGGCGTTTGGTCTTTCGGTATTTAATCCTTCCCGCTACCATCTGTGCTACATCCAGAATGGATGGTgcaactatgggccagattctacacTTAGTTATAGCCacttaaatccagagtaactggaCTGTtgtcagtgaagttactctgggtttacattTGCTCATCCGAGCACAGAGTTTGTGCTGGATCTTTGTTCGGAGGGTGAATGAAAACGTTTAGGAAAGaaatcaattttttgttttttgaggtgAGGAGGAAGAAGTGGAATGTTAACCGGTCTCAGTATCAAAAACCATGTATTCTGGGTACTAAACATCCATAAACAATGCTTATAGCTTCCTGTTCTGATGTTTATTTCTATGCACATGAATCTACCAGATTAAATATTCCACAGAGTAAGGAAATATCTTGTAGAGCTAGTTAATCCTGCTCAGAAATCCATCCGCTGTTTGCTTTCTTGCATGGAAGAATGAGTTGAATttgtgaaaaaagaacaggagtacttgctgcaccttagagactaacaaatttattagagcataagcttcgatgcatccgaagaagtgggctgtagtccacgaaagcttacgctctaataaatttgttagtctctaaggtgccacaagtactcctgttctttttgcggatacagacgaacacggctgctgctctgaaaccttgAATTTGTGAGAGTGACCACTACAGACCATTGGCTGCTGCACCTGCCAGTTTCCCTTATTCCTTCCAGGGAATAGAAGTGATTCCTCTGCTGACCTCAGTTTTGAATGACAAATCACACTGGGAGACACCAGATCAGTTCAACCCTTCCCACTTCCTTGACGCTGACGGGAGCTTTACTAGGAAGGAGGCATTTATACCATTCTCCATAGGTAACAACAACTTCCTGCGCTCAGTCTGTAGTTATGCTGATTGTACAGCGAGAGCAGCGGATGCTCGgtacctctgaaaaccaggccaaaCATGTCTGAAATGAGGCACTTGAAATTGAGGCTCTCCAGATTAAATGGTACTTTGGGAAATTTGGGTATACGTCATCCAAAGCACATACGCAGACACTGGAATTCCTTTGTCTGCCAACCTCCAGACACCTGGAACAGTCACGGATTCTCACAACTTCCTGAATGGGCAGAATCCACTTCCTTTTAAATAGCCCTTCTGATATatagattgggggaggggggagtggtgtCGGCGGGCTCCTCTGGCTGCTGTTACAGACTGTATATACAATTTAAAAGATCTCAGACAAAGGCAGTGACCGAGCCATGCCTTGCTGACTGTCGTTCCGCTGACCTCCATGTTGGTTCACTTTACAGGACGAAGGGCTTGCGTTGGAGAAGGACTCGCCAAAATGGAACTTTTTCTCTTCTTTGCGGGTTTGCTCCGGAAATTTATTTTCCAGCCCCCTCCAGGGGTGGCAAAGGCCGATCTAGATCTCACTGCTGATGTTGGCTTTACCTTAAACCCAATGCCCCATCTGATTTGTGCTGTGCCTCgtgaataactgaaatgtaactGAATGCAATAAATATTGTCCATGGCTGATGTCTGAATTTGGATCTTTGATTGCAACGatgcaaaaaacaaaagataattaATGGAGAGTGTCACggggcgggactcacccctgcggcgcctcctgctggttatccagggaattagcatttccagcctccggagcgccctctacaggccggtgtcccgcttgccgctgggcccgagtccctcctggtccccggtgcccctttcaggcTGCGGTGCGTACCCCTGGCAGTGCctccacagatctgggtctcccctcctcagggaacccccaccctctatccccataTCGCCTCAgactatggctactgccagtctcaatctagcccccgttcactggggcagactgcagtgtaaacgCCACTCATCACCGacaagggggggttggacctgctgcctctgcctacccttagGCTGCCCCTCTGTAACCCCAGTACCCtcttggcctttaacaaggcctgcagcctggggggtttccaggccggagctccccagctccactagtctttccccagccctgctccactctaggtacctttgtcagctcccaagcagccaggcccttctccctcaagaGCTAGAAGGAGGCTCCCTTAgctcctggcttccctggcctttatAAGGCCAGCTATGGCAGCAGCCCTCTCGCagtctcagccctctcccagggctgatttaagccttttaaggcaggagcaggtgaccaccccactacagagaGAAAGGGGTGATCTGTGGTATGACAGCTTATTCTCTAATTGCCAGAACTGCTGTGTTACACCAACAAGGGGTGCTACCTTGCAACGGCTGACTCAGAATCATAGTAGAGGTGGAAAAGACCTAGGGCCAGATTGTTCCTGCATTGCG includes these proteins:
- the LOC128844434 gene encoding cytochrome P450 2K1-like; translation: MAMVKVLLQYLSTSSLLCLAGGLVAFIYFLTHSKKSICSLPPGPPPLPLIGNLNVVDLKKPFQSLMELSEKYGNIFTVHFGPRKAVVLAGYETIKDALLNHAEEFGERAEIPIFRKTTHGNGIAFSHGELWKTMRRFTLSTLRDFGVGKKTIEVRIFDELNFLINYFESHQGKPFDTKVILNSAVSNVICSILFGERFEYEDPIFLTLLKLLNENTKLLGSPMVQLYNFYPSLGFLFGAPKTVLRNVDELNAFLEKFFKEHRQEFNENNLTGFVDAFLMKQQQESRNSHTHFHNENLLFSTLDLFAAGTETTSTTVRWGLLLMMKYPEIQRRIQEEMDQVIEPGQMPMLEDRKKLPYTDAVIHEIQRFSNIVPMSVSRSTSTDVNFRGYMIPKGIEVIPLLTSVLNDKSHWETPDQFNPSHFLDADGSFTRKEAFIPFSIGRRACVGEGLAKMELFLFFAGLLRKFIFQPPPGVAKADLDLTADVGFTLNPMPHLICAVPRE